GCCGAACTGGTGAACAATCAGAATAACTTCAACAAATACACGCTCAAATTTGAAGTGTTTGCAGCTGCAGGAAGCGCAGGCATCCCTTCGCCCATCAATATCGTTTTCCAGGACCCTGGTTATAAGGAAACATGGTTCGATCCAAGTGGCAGAGGACAATACCCTTTCACCACCAACGGCAAATGGATGACCATGAGTTGTCCGATGACAAATTTTGCAGGACATAATTTTCCCGCAACGCCCATACTGGAGATCATGTTGAGGGGAGAGAATGCCGCCAATTCCGATTTCGCCATCACCAATTTCAGAATAGTACCCCAATAGCAACGCGAATGTATAAGCGATTTATGAAAAGATTGAAGAGTCTGGAAGAACAGTATGAGGAGTTGATCCGTACTCCCAATGAGAAAACCGGCAACAGTAACGGTATTGTGCAACGATACAGCAATCCCGTGCTCACAGCCGCACATACGCCATTGTTCTGGCGATACGATTTGAACGAGAACAGCAATCCATTCCTCATGGAGCGTTTCGGCATCAATGCCGTATTCAATGCAGGGGCTATTTACTGGCAGGGTAAATTCCTGCTGGTGGCCAGGGTGGAGGGTTCCGACAGGAAATCATTCTTTGCCGTGGCCGAGAGTGAGAACGGGATCGATAATTTCCGTTTTCATCCGCTGCCCATCCTGATGCCTTCTGCCGGAGAGCCCGATACCAATATTTACGATATGCGTGTGGTGCAGCATGAAGATGGCTGGATCTATGGCCTGTTCTGTACCGAGCGCCGCGATCCCAATGCGACGGTATCCGATCAGTCTGCCGCCATTGCACAATGCGGCATCGCCCGCACCAAAGACCTGCAACACTGGGAGCGCTTACCCGACCTGAGAACTCCTTCGCCTCAGCAGCGTAATGTGGTGTTGCACCCGGAATTCGTGCAGGGCAAATATGCCTTCTACACAAGGCCGCAGGATGGTTTCATCAATACCGGCAACGGAGGCGGTATCGGTTTCGGGCTTACTGCCTCCATGGAAAATGCTGTGATCACCGAAGAAACGGTGATAGACAAACGAATCTATCATACCATCTCCGAAGCAAAGAACGGACTGGGGCCCGCACCCATCAAAACAGCCCATGGTTGGCTGCACCTGGCGCACGGTGTTCGCAATACCGCAGCTGGACTGCGTTACACGCTCTACCTGTTCATGACCAGTCTGGAAAATCCCGCGGAACAGATCTATAAACCAGCAGGCTATTTCCTGGCGCCCGAAGGAGAGGAGCGGACAGGCGATGTGAGCAATGTGCTGTTCAGCAATGGCTGGATCGCCACCGATGACGGCAAGGTGTTCATTTATTATGCATCATCAGATACCCGCATGCATGTAGCCACCAGCACCATCGATCAGTTGGTGGACTATTGCATGAATACCGCGCCCGATCAATATAACTCTGAAGGCACCACGCAAACCCTGATGCAACTCATTCACAAGAACCAGGATTATATCGATCAGCAACAGGCTCCCGTAAGGATCCATAACAATAAGGATAGATAGCAGGT
This portion of the Pseudobacter ginsenosidimutans genome encodes:
- a CDS encoding glycoside hydrolase family 130 protein; this encodes MKRLKSLEEQYEELIRTPNEKTGNSNGIVQRYSNPVLTAAHTPLFWRYDLNENSNPFLMERFGINAVFNAGAIYWQGKFLLVARVEGSDRKSFFAVAESENGIDNFRFHPLPILMPSAGEPDTNIYDMRVVQHEDGWIYGLFCTERRDPNATVSDQSAAIAQCGIARTKDLQHWERLPDLRTPSPQQRNVVLHPEFVQGKYAFYTRPQDGFINTGNGGGIGFGLTASMENAVITEETVIDKRIYHTISEAKNGLGPAPIKTAHGWLHLAHGVRNTAAGLRYTLYLFMTSLENPAEQIYKPAGYFLAPEGEERTGDVSNVLFSNGWIATDDGKVFIYYASSDTRMHVATSTIDQLVDYCMNTAPDQYNSEGTTQTLMQLIHKNQDYIDQQQAPVRIHNNKDR